GCTTCCCAGTCGCGTATTCAGGATGCCGACTACGCGACCGAAGTGTCCAACATGAGCCGCGCCAACATCCTGCAACAGGCCGGCACCACCGTACTGGCGCAGGCAAACCAGTCGACTCAGAACGTACTGTCTCTGCTGCGTTAATCACCTCTCTCCGATTAACCGTCGCTTACCACCCCGCCTGCCACGGCGGGGTTTTTTTATGCCCGTGCGCCGGCGTTTCGCCGCATGGGGTAAATAAGGCCTGTTTTTTACGGCTGTTCCGCCGATTGTCATTACCGCCGCTGCGGATAATAGCGCTGACTCCTTTACCCGCAGGTTTTAGACATAGTGAGCGATCTGTATACCGCCGAAGGCGTGATGGACAAAAACTCTCTCTGGCTGCGCTACGTTCCGCTGGTGCGCCACGAGGCGCTGCGCCTGCAGGTCAGGCTGCCCGCCAGCGTGGAGCTTGACGATCTGCTGCAGGCCGGCGGCATCGGGCTGCTGAACGCCGTCGAACGTTACGACGCACTGCAGGGGACCGCCTTTACCACCTATGCGGTGCAGCGCATCCGCGGCGCGATGCTTGATGAGCTGCGCAGCCGCGACTGGGTGCCGCGCAGCGTGCGGCGTCACGCCCGCGAAGTGGCCCAGGCGATGCAGCGGCTGGAGCAGCAGCTGGGGCGTCCGCCCGCTGAGCTGGAGGTGGCGCAGGCGCTGGATATCTCGCTCAGCGATTACCGTCAGATCCTGCTGGATACCAATAACAGCCAGCTGTTCTCCTACGACGAGTGGCGGGAGGAGCAGGGGGAAAGTGCCGAACTGATGCTGGAAGGGCATGAAGAGGCCAACCCGTTGCAGCAACTGCTGGAGGGCAACCTGCGTCAGCGGGTGATTAACGCCATCGAAGCCCTGCCGGAACGCGAGAAGATGGTGCTGACGCTGTATTACCAGGAGGAGTTGAACCTGAAGGAGATTGGCGCGGTGCTGGACGTTGGCGAATCACGCGTCAGTCAATTACACAGCCAGGCGATCAAACGCCTGCGCGCTCGTTTGGCTAATGATTGATCGGCGATAACAGGAGCCCTCATTATGTCTGGAACAGTACTGAAAAAGCGGCCGCTGAGCCGTTATGTAAAAGATTACAAACTTACTCAGACCCACTGCGGTCAGTGCGGTAAACAGCTGGACCGCATGGCGCTGGTGTTTCGCGGTAAAATCATCAACAAAGAAGCCATCGCCCGCATGGACCAGCCGATCGATGAACAGGTGTGGCAGAGCGTGCAGCAGGAGCTGACCGCACTATGCCGTTTCTGCAGCGAAATCTCCTGCAACAGCCACCCGAGCTACTTCGACATTATGGCGTTCAAACAATATCTGTTCGAACAGACCGAAATGAGCCACAGCACCGTGCGTGAATATGTGGTGCGCCTGCGGCGGCTGGATGAAATGCTGAGCGCGCGCAATTATCCGGCGGAGAAACTCAGCAACGGCTGCTGTTATCACCTGATTGACGACCTGCCCAGCGCCGGGCATAACAACTATCGCATTGCCCTGCGCAAATACGATCAGTACCTTGCCTGGCAGAAGAGTTACTAAGCCTGTGACGGTCGCCCCGGGGCGGCCGTCGGCGCTCCCGCGATCGATAATAAGTGATTATTGACGTCACTTCTGTTACACCTAGCTGTCAGACGTTAATATCGCTTTACTGGGAGTAAGCTGTGAATCTGCAACAGCAACTGGCGCAATTCCCGCGCCTCGATTTGGTTGGCTCCGCCACGCCGCTGGAGAAACTGTCCCGCCTTTCTGACTACCTTGGCCGTGAAATATACGTTAAACGTGACGATGTCACGCCGATGGCGTTGGGCGGCAACAAACTGAGAAAACTGGAGTTTTTGGCCGCCGAAGCGCTCGAGCAGGGGGCCGATACCCTGGTGACCGCCGGCGCCATCCAGTCCAACCACGTCCGCCAGACCGCCGCCGTCGCCGCCAAACTTGGCCTGCACTGCGTGGCGCTGCTGGAAAATCCCATCAATACTCAAGCTGAAAACTACCTGACCAACGGCAACCGCCTGCTGCTGGATCTGTTCAACGTGGAAGTGGTGATGTGCGATGAACTGCACGCGCCGCAGCAGCAGTTGGAGGCGCTGGCGACGCGTCTGGAAGCACAGGGGTTCCGGCCTTACGTGGTGCCGGTGGGTGGCTCCAACGCGCTTGGCGCGCTGGGCTATGTGCAGTGCGCGCTGGAAATCGCCAGCCAGGGCAAGGACGTTGCCTTCAGCTCCGTGGTGGTGGCCTCCGGCAGCGCCGGCACCCACGCCGGTCTGGCGGTCGGGCTGCAGCAACTACTGCCGGAGAGTGAACTGATTGGCGTCACCGTTTCACGCCGCGCCGGAGAACAGCTGCCGAAAGTCGAACAGATTCAGCAGGAGCTGGCCCGTTCGCTGGGGCTGGAACAGGCGCTGGCGCCGATTACGCTGTGGGATGACTATTTCGCGCCGCAGTACGGTATGCCGAATGACGAAGGGACGGCGGCGGTGCAACTGCTGGCGCAGCAGGAAGGCCTATTGCTCGACCCGGTGTATACCGGCAAGGCGATGGCCGGACTGATCGACGGCATTGCCCAAGGGCGCTTCCGCGATGACGGCCCGATCCTGTTTGTGCATACCGGCGGTGCGCCGGCGCTGTTCGCTTATCACCCGCAGGTGTAGGCCGGGGGTGTGGTGATATTCCATTCTGAACTATATTTATTAGGTAATATTCCTTTATACCGCCATGCAGGCTGTTAAAGTCCTGAAATCAAAAAAGATAACATTCTATACGGGGTAGCTATGCTCTTTTCTAACGTTCGACGCCAGCTGGTTCTGGGGATGATGGCGGTGGCGCTGACCACCGGCCTGAGTGCAAACACCTTCGCGGCAGACAATCTGCTGGATCAGGTAAAACACAACGGTACGCTGAAAGTGGGCCTGGAAGGCACCTATCCGCCGTTCAGCTTCCAGGGGGAAGACGGCAAGCTGACCGGCTTCGAAGTGGACTTCGCCAACGCGCTGGCGCAGCATCTGGGCGTTAAAGCCAAACTGAGCCCTACCAAATGGGACGGTATGCTGGCGTCGCTGGATTCCAAACGTATCGACGTGGTGATCAATCAGGTCACTATTTCCGACGAGCGTAAGAAAAAATATGATTTCTCTACGCCGTACACCGTGTCCGGTATTCAGGCGCTGGTGAAGAAGGGCAACGAAGGGCAAATCAGCAAGCCGCAAGACCTGAAGGGTAAGAAGGTCGGCGTTGGCCTCGGCACCAACTATGAGCAATGGCTGCGCGAAAACGTGCAGGGCGTTGACGTGCGCACCTATGACGACGACCCGACCAAATATCAGGACCTGCGCGTAGGCCGCATCAACGCGATTCTGGTGGATCGCCTGGCGGCGCTGGATCTGGTGAAGAAAACCGGT
The nucleotide sequence above comes from Serratia rhizosphaerae. Encoded proteins:
- a CDS encoding RNA polymerase sigma factor FliA, whose protein sequence is MSDLYTAEGVMDKNSLWLRYVPLVRHEALRLQVRLPASVELDDLLQAGGIGLLNAVERYDALQGTAFTTYAVQRIRGAMLDELRSRDWVPRSVRRHAREVAQAMQRLEQQLGRPPAELEVAQALDISLSDYRQILLDTNNSQLFSYDEWREEQGESAELMLEGHEEANPLQQLLEGNLRQRVINAIEALPEREKMVLTLYYQEELNLKEIGAVLDVGESRVSQLHSQAIKRLRARLAND
- the fliZ gene encoding flagella biosynthesis regulatory protein FliZ, with translation MSGTVLKKRPLSRYVKDYKLTQTHCGQCGKQLDRMALVFRGKIINKEAIARMDQPIDEQVWQSVQQELTALCRFCSEISCNSHPSYFDIMAFKQYLFEQTEMSHSTVREYVVRLRRLDEMLSARNYPAEKLSNGCCYHLIDDLPSAGHNNYRIALRKYDQYLAWQKSY
- a CDS encoding D-cysteine desulfhydrase; protein product: MNLQQQLAQFPRLDLVGSATPLEKLSRLSDYLGREIYVKRDDVTPMALGGNKLRKLEFLAAEALEQGADTLVTAGAIQSNHVRQTAAVAAKLGLHCVALLENPINTQAENYLTNGNRLLLDLFNVEVVMCDELHAPQQQLEALATRLEAQGFRPYVVPVGGSNALGALGYVQCALEIASQGKDVAFSSVVVASGSAGTHAGLAVGLQQLLPESELIGVTVSRRAGEQLPKVEQIQQELARSLGLEQALAPITLWDDYFAPQYGMPNDEGTAAVQLLAQQEGLLLDPVYTGKAMAGLIDGIAQGRFRDDGPILFVHTGGAPALFAYHPQV
- the tcyJ gene encoding cystine ABC transporter substrate-binding protein, with the protein product MLFSNVRRQLVLGMMAVALTTGLSANTFAADNLLDQVKHNGTLKVGLEGTYPPFSFQGEDGKLTGFEVDFANALAQHLGVKAKLSPTKWDGMLASLDSKRIDVVINQVTISDERKKKYDFSTPYTVSGIQALVKKGNEGQISKPQDLKGKKVGVGLGTNYEQWLRENVQGVDVRTYDDDPTKYQDLRVGRINAILVDRLAALDLVKKTGNTLAVAGPAFSRQESGVAVRKNNPELLNAINQAIAEMQKDGTLAKISDKWFGADVTK